AAAGCGGTTGCAATGAGCCAGGGCATGAAGGCGGCATTTTCGACCGGATCCCAGCCCCAGTAACCTCCCCATCCCAGTTCATAATAGGCCCAATATCCTCCCATCAGGATTCCGGTTGTCAAGGCCATCCAGGCCAGGAGTGTCCAACGTTGTGTGACCTTAATCCATTCCTCTCCCAGGCGTCCTGAAAATAGAGCCGCCATGGCGAAACAGAACGGGATTGAAAGTCCCACATATCCCAGATAGAGCATTGGAGGGTGCCCGACCATTGCGGGATCCTGAAGCAGGGGATTCAAATCCCGGCCATCAGACGGTGCGGGAAATATCCTTTCAAATGGATTGGAGAGGAAAAGAATGAGCAGAAGAAACCCGCTGAGAATGAGCGATTCCATCGCGATTAAATAGGGAATCACAACCGGTTGGGTTTTCCAATGAATCCAGACGGCTGCCATGCAGTAAAAGGATAAGATCCAGGACCAGAGGAGCAATGAACCTTCATGTCCTCCCCAGAGTCCGGCTACCTTATAAAAGAACGGAAGTTTGCTGTTGGATGTGGCCCAGACATATTTTACGGAATAATCCTGTGTAATATAGGAATAAATCATTGCTGCCATTCCAATGGATAACAGGACAAAATTGACCGTAACCGCCTGGCGTCCGATTTCAATCCAGACCCCCTTTTCTTTTCTTATTCCGACGAGAGGGGCAATGATTCCGAGAATCGCCAGGACAAGCGCGGCGATGACAGCCAGATGACCTATTTCAATTATCATTGATCCGTTTCCTCAATTAAGACTTTTCTCACTTGTTTACCAGACTGGCAGGAGAACGTGCTAATTCATCTTCAAGGTCTTGTAAAAATCCTTCTTGGGGAGGACTGCTCCCCCTTTTTTCATTTCCGGAGGCATATAATCTTCAGAGTGTTTGGCCATAATCATCTGGGAATGGAGTCTTTTATCTCCATCCCAGAACCCCTCGACGACAGCCCCTTGTCCTTCTTTAAAAAGATCCGGCGGGATTCCTTCGAACGTGACCGGAATGACCGCCGCGCCGTCGGTCAGGTTAAAGGTAATGTTTTTGGTCAGGGGGTCGATCTTGACGCTCTGTTTAACCACCAGGCCGGCGACCCGGACTTTTTTATGGTAACGGTCCTGGGTAAATGCCGCCACTTCAGACGGGGTAAAAAAGTAGACCAGGTTCTTGCCAAAATTACCAAAGATCAGGTAGGCGAGCGCGGAGGCAATCACCAGAATGCTGAGGATAATTCCTGTTTTCTTATTCCATTTCATCCGGATTCTTCCG
This is a stretch of genomic DNA from Nitrospirota bacterium. It encodes these proteins:
- a CDS encoding cytochrome c maturation protein CcmE — translated: MKWNKKTGIILSILVIASALAYLIFGNFGKNLVYFFTPSEVAAFTQDRYHKKVRVAGLVVKQSVKIDPLTKNITFNLTDGAAVIPVTFEGIPPDLFKEGQGAVVEGFWDGDKRLHSQMIMAKHSEDYMPPEMKKGGAVLPKKDFYKTLKMN